CGTATATGACTACAACCAGCATCAATCAGTTTACCAGCAGCATCTTCCTTTTCATCATGAGCGCCGATCGTTACATCGCCGTGTGTCATCCGATATCTTCGCCAAAGATTCGTACGCCATTCATCTCCAAAGTGGTCTCTCTAACAGCCTGGGCCACGAGCGCTCTCTTTATGATCCCTATATTTCTGTACGCCAACGCGATGGAGTCTGAGAAAGGAATCAACTGTAACATCTACTGGCCAAACGATCGCGGAGGCCACACTACCTTTACTTTATACACGTTCATCCTAGGCTTCGCCATTCCACTGATTCTCATTCTGATCTTTTATTTCCTCGTAATCAGGAAGCTTCAAACGGTCGGACCCAAGAACAAGTCCAAGGAGAAGAAACGATCGCATCGTAAAGTGACCAAGTTAGTACTGACAGTGATCACGGTGTACGTTTTGTGTTGGCTGCCCTACTGGCTGATGCAAGTGGCGTTGATCTACACTCCACCCAAACAGTGTCAGAGCAAGATCACGATTACCAGTTTCTTACTGGCTGGCTTCCTCAGTTATAGCAACAGCGCGATGAATCCTATCTTATACGCTTTCCTCAGCGACAATTTCAAGAAAAGTTTCTTAAAAGCGTGCACTTGCGCCGCTGGAAAGGACGTGAATGCCACGTTGCATATCGAGAACAGTGTATTTCCACGGAGGAACAAGGCGAACGCTGAAAGGCTTCAGTCGAATCGACAAGCTACATCCGGTCAATCGAGGATGGAGCTGGAAGACGAAGACGCCGAGAGAGGATTACTGATTAGCAAAACTTCCACGACGACGGTGACCATGACGTCACGATCGAATATTACCATAGGCAACGAGCCGAAAGATCAAacgcagagagagaaagacgcgATGAGAAATGGGACACAATTGACGTTATTGACGCAGGTGTAAAgaataaacgaagaaaacgaagatAACGATTCAACGAAATGCGAACGACGGGCTAACGACGGcctcttattttttttcttttcctcgtcACGGTGACCAGatgagcctaggatcatcgtGCAAGAAGAAAACTGATTTCAAGGAACGAAGAAGATCGATGTCGTGGAACGAATTTTCAGATAACGTTAGAATCGTCGAAACGGCGACTCGATAAGATCGTTCATCGAAT
This DNA window, taken from Bombus terrestris chromosome 3, iyBomTerr1.2, whole genome shotgun sequence, encodes the following:
- the LOC100645483 gene encoding somatostatin receptor type 2, producing the protein MNATIISYETTPSMIDYARKMNQEESMIQNCEADLPIVSLVNQILYSIVCIVGLLGNTLVIYVVLRFSKMQTVTNMYIVNLAIADECFLIGIPFLVTTMSLRSWIFGKIMCKAYMTTTSINQFTSSIFLFIMSADRYIAVCHPISSPKIRTPFISKVVSLTAWATSALFMIPIFLYANAMESEKGINCNIYWPNDRGGHTTFTLYTFILGFAIPLILILIFYFLVIRKLQTVGPKNKSKEKKRSHRKVTKLVLTVITVYVLCWLPYWLMQVALIYTPPKQCQSKITITSFLLAGFLSYSNSAMNPILYAFLSDNFKKSFLKACTCAAGKDVNATLHIENSVFPRRNKANAERLQSNRQATSGQSRMELEDEDAERGLLISKTSTTTVTMTSRSNITIGNEPKDQTQREKDAMRNGTQLTLLTQV